Genomic segment of Parageobacillus genomosp. 1:
CTGATGTAAAGTTTGTAAAACGATACGAAATCAACGAACTGCCAAAAAACAGTTCAGAGGAATACGTGAGATTCGAGATCGAAAGCTGGCATTTTTTAAAGGACATTATCCGGCCAGTCGGCTATGGAATATCGGTCTATACGATGACGACTTTAAACACATTAAAAGAAGCGAAAGAACTCCCTGAATTGTTTATGAAATCGAAAGAAGAAATCACTTTATGGAGAATGCTGCGGAGACTGTCCGACCGCATTCGCTTTGACCTAGATGACCGATACTTGGATAAAGCGTCTAAAATTACAGCGTATCGAATCAAAGATATTGTCATAAAGCTCGAAGGAGAGCAACTAGTCATTACAAGAGGAACCGAACGCAAAACACTTCCGATTGACGCTTTGCTTAAACAGCCGTCGATGGTGTTTAAGGAGATGGTGAGATTGATGGATAGCGATAACATTTAAAGAAAAATAGCACTAATGGAGGGAATAATCATGAAACACTTGCAGCAAAAAATCATTGAATTTCGCGATGCACGAAATTGGAAACAGTTTCATACCCCCAAAGACTTAGCGATTTCATTATCCTTGGAAGCAGGAGAGTTGCTGGAAAATTTCCAATGGAAAAGTAGCGAAGAAGCTGTAAAAACAAACTTGGAAAATATAAAAGATGAAATTGCCGATGTGGTTATTTATGCACTCCTGCTTTCACATGAATTAGGAATTGACCTAGAAAAAGCTGTTATCGATAAAATAAAGAAAAATGAACAAAAGTATCCGATTGAGAAATCGTTTGGGTTAAAAAAGAAATACACTGAATTATAAAGTTGAAATAATATTAAAGAACGTGAATTATGTCACAAAAAGGTGATAGAGATGATTGTGTACGAAGCAACGAAAGATGAATTTTTAAATGATGTATTTGAGGATAAGCTTGTACAAAATATTTGCGAAAATTTTAAAGCCAAAATTGGTGGGATAAACGAACGTGAGATTCGTGCATGGGATAATTCGATGCAATATATGTATCGCGTATTGAGCGATCATGAAATTCCAAGCAATACAGGAATAGCGATTGAATTTAAAATTCCTCATACTTCTAAAAGAGTGGACTTTCTTATTTCTGGGATCGATGAACGTAATAACCATTCTGTCGTCATTGTCGAATTAAAACAATGGGAAAGCGTAGAAAAAGTAGATGGTAAAGAGGCGATAGTAAGGACGGTGATTAATCGTCATCTTGTAGAGACAACTCACCCATCCTATCAAGCATGGTCTTATGCAGCTTTGATTAAAGATTACAATGAAACTGTCCAAAATGATGATATTAAGCTTTATCCGTGTGCGTATTTACATAATTATATCCATTTAGGGCAAAGTGATCCCGTGACTGATGGGATCTATCAATATTATATTCATAAGGTTCCTTTATTTTTAAAAGGAGATGCTGCTAAGTTACGTTCCTTTATAAAACGACACATAAAATACGGAGATAACAAGGAGAATCTTTATAAAATCGAAAATGGACGCATTCGTCCGTCAAAATCTCTTCAAGATTCTTTGAATAGTATGCTAAAAGGTAATCAAGAGTTTATCATGATTGATGACCAAAAGGTTGTGTATGAGGAAGCTCTTCAATTAGCAGCGAAAGCAGTTAGTACAAATCAAAAACAAGTGTTAATTGTCGAAGGTGGTCCGGGAACAAGAAAGTCCGTATTGGCAATTAATCTACTTGTGGAATTAACTAACCGCAATCTAGTTTGCCAATACGTTACGAAAAACGCTGCACCAAGAAAAGTATACGCTCAAAAGTTAAAAGGTGATTTTCGAAAGGGGCATATTGATAATCTGTTTACCAGTTCTGGGAGTTATGTTCATGCGCTTTCGAATGAATTTGACGTTCTTATTGTTGATGAAGCACACCGCCTTAATGAGAAATCAGGTATGTTTCAGAATCTTGGAGAAAACCAAATAAAAGAAATTATCCATGCATCAAAACTAGCCATTTTTTTCATCGATGAACGACAACGTGTTACACTAAAGGATATTGGAAGTATAGAGATGATTCGAAAATTTGCGCACAAATACAAAGCGAACATAACTAAAATGAAACTACAATCACAGTTTCGCTGCAACGGCTCCGATGGCTATTTAGCTTGGATTGATGATGTGTTGCAAATTCGTAAAACAGCAAACTACAATTACTTCGACAGCAATTATGATTTTCGCATTTACTCCAATCCAAATGAATTGCGTAAAGAAATCGAGAGGTTAAATAAAATAAACAATAAATCCCGCATAGTAGCTGGATATTGTTGGGATTGGGTGAAAGAAGGAAAAAACAACCCAAAT
This window contains:
- a CDS encoding nucleotide pyrophosphohydrolase translates to MKHLQQKIIEFRDARNWKQFHTPKDLAISLSLEAGELLENFQWKSSEEAVKTNLENIKDEIADVVIYALLLSHELGIDLEKAVIDKIKKNEQKYPIEKSFGLKKKYTEL
- a CDS encoding DUF2075 domain-containing protein; translated protein: MIVYEATKDEFLNDVFEDKLVQNICENFKAKIGGINEREIRAWDNSMQYMYRVLSDHEIPSNTGIAIEFKIPHTSKRVDFLISGIDERNNHSVVIVELKQWESVEKVDGKEAIVRTVINRHLVETTHPSYQAWSYAALIKDYNETVQNDDIKLYPCAYLHNYIHLGQSDPVTDGIYQYYIHKVPLFLKGDAAKLRSFIKRHIKYGDNKENLYKIENGRIRPSKSLQDSLNSMLKGNQEFIMIDDQKVVYEEALQLAAKAVSTNQKQVLIVEGGPGTRKSVLAINLLVELTNRNLVCQYVTKNAAPRKVYAQKLKGDFRKGHIDNLFTSSGSYVHALSNEFDVLIVDEAHRLNEKSGMFQNLGENQIKEIIHASKLAIFFIDERQRVTLKDIGSIEMIRKFAHKYKANITKMKLQSQFRCNGSDGYLAWIDDVLQIRKTANYNYFDSNYDFRIYSNPNELRKEIERLNKINNKSRIVAGYCWDWVKEGKNNPNIHDIVIPEYNFSMSWNLANSETWAIDENSVHQAGCIHTCQGLEFDYVGVIIGDDLVYKDGQVQTDYTKRAKTDQSLKGLRKMLKEKPEDALKLADEIIRNTYRTLLTRGQKGCFVYCTNKELENYLRKRLNEVQYASYPDSNSMVAEKREEY